The Solanum lycopersicum chromosome 2, SLM_r2.1 DNA window TGAGAAGGTCCTGTATGTAGGGAGATGGGACCTTTAAGGCTTTGACTACTAAGCTAGGGTTGGTAACTCCATTTCAATGATAAAACGGGAATCTTGCTTATGTTATACAGTTCCAATAGGGCAGGATTAGtctgaaaattttcatattataactACAGTGCTGCTCTGTCAATGTTGGATAACTCAAACACATTTCTTCTTAATTCCGTTACAACATAGCAAGTATCATTCTTTATGCAGATAAAGGAAGAGAATTTGCTAGGGGAAGTGTACACAATATCAGACAAACTGAAGATGGAGAAAGACAAGAGGGACCGATCACTATCTGAGTTTGAAGGAACTTCAGACGTTGAAAATGTTAAGGATCTTATTAAAGGTAGTTATGGAACCACTGAGGGTGAAAATTTTTATGCATCACCCTTAGTTTCCAAGGCTGTTGAAGAAAATGGTAGTTCAGTGGAAGCCCCTGTATCAGTCAATACACCAAACAAATCAGATGAACAGATGTCCGGGAGTTCATTCCATCAGGAGGAAAAAGCAGAAGAGAAAAGAGTAGAAATCGTTTCTGCGGGAATACAGAATCCAAGTGAAGAGAGTGAAACATCTTGTGAAATGAACAATGTTGAGAAGAACACATCTATCCCCTTGACCGTCCGAGGAGATGTTAGCTCTGAAAAATATAAAACGGAGGGGGCAGACGCTGAAGCAATCAAATCACCTGGTGACGCTAACGATGAGAAAGTAGTCAAAGATGAGAATGACTACAATGGCGAtagaaatattttcatatcCCCCAATTCAGAGTGCCAAAGAGGAGAGGACGAGAAAAAAGAGACAGGAGATGGAGAGGGTGCTAGGAATGTGCTTTTTAACTCATTTGTTGATGTTGTAGAAGAAACCAGGTCAGATTATGCTGAATCAGATACGAGTGGGAAACATGGGGACAACTCAATCGAGAAGGTAAACCAAGATGTTGCTGACCATCCAGAAGTAGAGCAAAAAACTGAAGAActagaaattgaagaaaaaccAATTATTGAAGAGAAAACTAAAGAACCAATAGTTACGGAGAAACATGCAGGATCAGCGGTTGAAGAAAAACCTGAAGAACCAGCAGTTGAAGTAAAAACTGAAGAACCAGTTGTGCAAGAGAAACCTGAAGAAACAGAGGTTCAGGAGAAATTTGAAAGAACAATGGTTGAAGAGAAGCCCGAAGAACTAGTGGTTGAAGAAACACCAAAAGAACCAACACGGGAAAAAACATCCAAGgagttagagtttgaagaaaaaCCTGAGAAGGTAACTTTCTTGGAAAAGGTGAAGGACCAAGCACTGGCACAAAGTTTATCAATTGTATTAGTTATGTATGTGTAACAGTTCATATTTGCTTATCTACTGAAAGACTAACTGAAACTTCAAATTCTTTCTTGCAGAAAATCCAAGTTGTAGACTTGAACGACAAAAGTGAGAATGAACTTCCATGCAATACCAACAATGATGCTGCTAACTTTGCAGAATTTGAGGAACCAGCAGTTGAAGAAAAACCTGAAGAAGTACAGAAACCTGATTTACCCATGGTTAGGGAGAAATATGAAGAACCAATGGTTGAGGAAAAATCTGAAGAATCATTTGAGGAGAAAACTCAAAAACCAGAGGCTGGAGAGAAACCTGAAGAACCAACAGCTAAAGAAATACCTGAATATCTAGCAGAGGAGGAAATGCCTGAAGAGCTAGCCCTTGAAGAGAAACCTAGAGAACCAAAAGTTGAAGAGACGCTTGAAGTACTAGATGTTGAAGAGAAATCTGAAAAAAAAGCAATTATACAGGAGAAACCTGAAACGGAAGCTCTTCAGGAGAATGTGAGGATTAAACACTTTCACAAAATTTATCATCGTATTAGCTTTATATGCGTAACAAATTTACATCTGTTTTATCCGTTGAAAGACTAAATGAaacttcaattattatttttttgcagAATTCACCAATTGAACAGTCAAAGAACAAGACAGACAATGCAATTCAATGCAATACTGACAATGCTATTGCCGATCATGAATCAGTTGAGGAAAAAACTGAAGAAACAGTAGTTGAAAATAAACATGAAGAATTAACAATTGAAGAGAAATCTAAAGAGGCAGTGGTTATGAAAAAACCTGAACTGGTAGTTGAAGAGAAATCTGAAAAACCAGTAGCAGGAGAGGAACTTGAAGAACCATCGATTGAGGAGACACTAGAAGAACCAGCAGTTGAAGATAAACCTGAAAAACCAGTAACTGAAGAAGCACCTGAAGAACGAACACAGGAAGAAACACCAAATGAACAAGCATTTGAAGAGAAACATGAAAACCCAGTAACTGAAGAAGCACCTGAAGAACCAACACAGGAAGAATCACAGAAGGACCTAGCATTTGAGGAGAAACCAGCAGTTGAAGATGAGAAACCCAAAAAAGTATCTCTTTTGGAGAAGGTGAGGGTCAAGTATTATCAAGAAAATTATCCATCCTATTAATTATGTATGTCCAACAATTCATGTCTCGTTATCTCTTGAAAGACTAAGagaaacttcaatttcttcTTGCAGAAAATGCTAGTTGTAGACACTAAGGACAACACTGATAGTGATATTCCATCCAATACCAACAACGATGCTGCTTACTATCCAGAATCTGCGAAAAAAACCGGAGAACCAGCAGTTGAAGAAATACCTGAAACCCCAGTTTTTGAAGAGAAACGTGATGTATCAGAGACTAAAGAGAAACCTGAAGAACCAACGGTTGAGGAGAAACCTGAACCAACGGCTGAAGAGAAACCTAAGGAACCGACAGCGAAAGAAACACCTGAAGAGCTAGCAGGGAAGGAAACACATGAAGAACTAGCATTTGAAGAGAAACCTGAAGAACCAACTGTTGAAGACATACCTGAAAAACCAGCAGTAATGGAGGAGGAGAAACTTTTAACAGAAGGGCTTCTGGAGAAGGTGAAGATTAAACACTACCACAAAGTCTATCCATCATATTAGCTTTATATGTGCAATAAATTTACATCTGTTCATCTGTCAAAAGACTAAGtgaaacttcattttttttttgcagaatttGCCAATTGTAGACTCAAAGGACAAGATAGACGATGCAAATCCATGCAATACCACCAACAATGATATTGCTAACTATGCATCAGTTGAGGAAAAACCTGACGAACCAGTAATTGGAAAAACACATGAAGAATTAGCAATTGAAGATAAATCTGAAGAATCAGTTGTTTCGGAGAAGCTTGAAGAACTAATGGTTGCTGAACAACCGACAGTTGAAGAGAAACCTCAAAAACCAGCAGTTGGGGAGAAACATGAAGAACCAGCCGTTGAAGAGGAGAAACCTGAAAAAGTATGGGTCATGCACTATCACAAAGTTTATCCATTTTGTTAGTTATGTATGTACTGTGATTCACATCTGCTTCTATATTGGAAGGCAAAGTAAAACATTAAATTCATTTTGCAGAATATGCTAATTGTAGACTTGAACAACAAAACTGGTAGTGAAATTCCATGCAATGCCGGTAATGATGTTGCACACTTTTCAGACACCGAGGAAAATCCTGAAGAATCGGCATTTCAAGAAAAAACTGAAGAATCAGTCATTGAACAGCAACCTGATGTACCAGCAGTTAAGGAGAAACCTGAAGAACCAACACTTGAGGAGAAAACTGAAGTACTAGTTGAGGAGAAACCTCAAGAACCGGCGTCTAAAGAGAGACCTGAAGAAGCGGCAGCTAAAGAAACAGCTGAAGAGCTAGCAAAGGAGGAAGCACCTGAAGAACTAGCACTTGAAGAGAAACCTGAAGAATCAACAGTTGAAGAGACACCTGAAGAACTAGTTCTGGAAGAGAAAGATGAAAAAACAGCTATTAAAGAGAAGGAGCTTGTTAGAAAAGCTCTTCAGGAGAAGGTGAGGATTGAATACTGTCACAAAGTTAATCCACCATATAAGCTTTATATGTGCaacaaattaatatatgtttatCTATTTAAAGACAAAATGGAACTTTAAATTTTCTTGCAGAAATTGTCGATTGTAAACGCAGAGGATAATATAGACAATGCAATTCCATGCAATACCAACAATGACATTGCTGACTATGCATTAGTTgaggaaaaaattgaagaacCAGTAGTTGAAGAGAAATCTGAAGAATCAAGGATTTTGGAGAAATCAGAAGAACCTGCGGTTGAGAAAATTCCTGAACAGCCGACAATTGAAGAGAAACCTGAAAACCCAACAGTTGGAGGAGAAAAGCTTGAAGAACCATTGGTTGGAGAGACGACCGAAGAACCGACAATTGAGGAGAAACCTGAAAAAACAGCAACTGAAGAAACACCTAAGGAACCATCATTTGAAGAGAAACATGACGAACCAACCGTTGAAGAGGAGAAACCTGAAAAGGTAACTCTTTTGGAAAAGGTAAGGGTCAAGTACAATAACAAAGTTAGTACATTTTGTTAGTGATGCATGAACTGTAATTCACATGCTCTTTTTTTGAAAGGCTAAGTGaaacattaaatactatttGCAGGATATGCTAATTGTAGACTCGAAGACCAAAACTTGCAGTGAAATTCCATCCAACACCAATAATGATGTTGCTCACTCTCCAGACATCGAGAAAAACCCTGAAAAATTGgcagttgaaataaaaaatgaagaaccaGTCATTGAAGAGAAACCTGATGTACCAGCAGTTGAGGAGAAACCTGAAGAATCAAAATTTGAGGAGAAATCTGAAGTACCAGCTGAGGAGAAACCTCAAGAACCGGCGGCTGAAGAGAAACCTGAAAAAACAGTAGCTATAGGAACAGCTGAAGAACTAGCACTTGAAGGGAAACCTGAAGAACTAACGGTTGAAGATACATCTGAAGAGCTACTTGTCGAAGAGAAAGATGAAAAACCAGCAATTAAAGAGGAGGAACCTGAAACGGAAGCTCTTCAGGAGAAGGTGACAATTAACACTGTCACAAAGTTTATTCAGCATATTAACATTATAAGTGCAACGAATGTACATATGTTTTATCTATTAAAAGACTAAATGGAACTTCAAATTTTCTTGCAGAATTTGCCAATTGTAAACTCAAAGAACACAACAGACAATGCATATCCATACAATACCAACAATGACATTGCTGACTATGCATCAGTTGAGGAAAAAACTGAAGAGGCAGAAGTTGAAGAGATATCTGAAGAATCATCTATTGAAGAGAAATCTGAAGAATCAAGGGTTTTGGAGAAACCAGAAGAACCATCGGTTGAGAAAATACCTGAAAAACCGACAATCGAAGAGAAACCTGAAACATCAACCGTGGGAGAAAAGTTTGAAGAACCATCAGTTGAGGAGACGATCAAAGAACCAAAAATTGAGGAGAAACCTGAAAAACAAGTAACTGAAGAAACACCCAAGGAACTAGCGTTAGAAGAGATACATAAAGAACCAGCAATGAAAGAGGAGAAACCTGAAAAGGTAACTCTTTTGGAAAAGGTAAGGGTCAAGTACTATCACAAAGTTAATCCATTTTGTTAGTTATGCATGTACAGTGATTCACATGCTCTTCTTTTGAAAGGCTAAGTGAAACAATAAATTCTTTTTGCAGAATATGCTAATTGTGGACTCAAACACCAAAACTGGCAGTGAAATTCCATGCAATACCAATAATGATGATGCTCACTCCCCAGACATTGAGGAAAATCCTGAAGAATCGgcagttgaaataaaaaatgaagaactaGTCATTGAAGAGAAACCTGATGTACCAGCAGTTGAGGAGAAACCTCAAGAACCAACATTTGAGGAGAAATCTGAAGTACCAGCTGAGGAGAAACCTCAAGAACCTGCGACTGAAGAAAAACCTCAGGAACCGGCAGCTATAGAAACACCTGAACTAGCACTTGAAGAGAAACCTGAAGAACCAACGGTTGAAGATACATCTGAAGAGCTAGTTGTTGAAGAGAAAGATGAAAAGCCAGCAATTGAAGAGGAGGAACCTGAAATGGAAGCTCTTAAGGAGAAGGTGGGAATTAACACTCACAAAGTTTATTCAGCATACTAGCTTTATATGCGCACGAATTTACATATGTTTATCTATTGAAAGACTAAATGAAACTTCAAATATTCTTGCAGAATTTTCCAATTGTAAACTCAAAGAACACAATAGACAATGCAATTCCATGCAATACAAACAATGACATTGCTGACTTCACATCAGTTGAGGAAAAAACTGAAGAACCAATAGTTGAAGAGATATCTGAAGAATCGGCAATTGAAGAAAAATCTGAAGAATCAAGGGTTTCGGGGAAACCAGAAGAACCAGCGGTTGAGAAAATACCTGAACAACCGACAGTTGAAAAGAAACCTGAAAAACCAACCGTGGGAGAAGAGTTTGAATTACCATCAGTTGAGGAGACAATCGAAGAACCAAAAATCGAGGAGAAACCTGAAAAACAAGTAATTGAAGAAACACCCAAGGAACTAGCAGTTGAAGAGATGCATGAAGAAACAGCCGTGGAAGAGGAGAAACCTGAAAAGGTAACTCTTTCGGAAAAGGTAAGGGTCAAGCACTATCACAAAGTTAATCCATTTTGTTAGTTAGTATGTACTATGACTCACATCTGCGTCTTTATTGAAAGACTAAGTGAAACAATAAATTCTTTTTGCAGAATATGCTAATTGTAGACTCAACTGAAAAAACCGGCAGTGAAATCCCATGCAATACCAATAATGATGTTGAATACTCTCCAGACAGTGAGGAAAATCCTGAAGAATCGGCAGTTGAAGAAAAAACTGAAGAACCACTCATTGAAGAGAAACCTGATGTACCAGCTATTAAGGAGAAACCCAAAGAACCAACATTTGAGGAGAAATCTGAAGTACCAGTTGAGGAGAAACCTGAAGAACTAGAGATGACAGAGAAACCTGAAGAACCAGCGGCTATAGAAACACCTGAAGAGCTTGCAGGGCAGGAAATACCTGAAGAACTAGACCTTGAAGAGAAACCTGAAGAACCAACAGTTGAAGACACATCTGAAGAACTAGTTGTTGAAAAGAAAGATGAGAAACCAgcaattgaagaagaagaacctgAAACGGAAGCTCTTCAGGAGAAGGTGACAATTAAACACTGTCACAAATTATCCATCATATTAGCTTTATATGTGCAATGAATTTACATATGTTTAACTGTTGAAAGactaaataaaacttaaatttttcttgCATAATTTGTCAATTGTAAACTCAAAGGACAAGACAGACGATGCAATTCCATGCAATACCAACAACGACATTGCTGACTATGCATCAGCTGAGGAAAAAATTGAAGAGCCAGTAGTTGAAAATAAACATGAAGAACAAGCAATTGAAGAGAAATCAGAAGAAACAGCAATTCCGGAGAAGCCAGAAGAACCAGTGAATGAGAAAAAACCTGACTCTCTGGCAATTGAAGAGAAACCTAAAGAAACAACAGCGGAAAAGAAGCTTAAAGAACCATTGGTTGAGGAGATTGAGGAGAAACCTGCAAAACCAATAACTGAAGAAGCACCTGAAGAACCAAAATGGGAAGAAACACCTGACGGTCTATTATTTGAAGAGAGACCAGCACTTGAAGAGGAGACATCCAAAAAGGTAGCTCTTTTGGAAAAGGTGAGGGTCAAGCACTGTCACAAAGTTTATACATCTTATTAGTTATGTATGTACAATGATGCACATCTGCTTCTTCATTGATAGACTAAGTGAAACATTAAATTCTTTCGTAGAATTTGTTAGTTGTAGACTCAAACGACAAAACTGgcagtggaactccatgcaatacCAATAATGATGTTGCTCACCCTCCACAAGTTGAGGAAAATACTGAAGACTCAGTAGTTGAAGAAAAAACTGAAGAACCAGCTATTGAAGAGAAACTTGATGTACCAGTGGTTAAGGAGAAACCTGAAGAACCAGTGGTTGAGGAGGAACCTCAAGAACCAGCGGCTAAAGAAGCACCTGAAGAGCTAGAAGGGGAGGAAATACCTGAAGAATTAGCACTTGAAGAGAAAACTGAAGAACCAACGGTTGAAAAGACACCTAAAGAAATAATTGTTGAAGAGGAGAAACCTGAAACAGAAGCTCTTCTAGAGAAGGTTAGGATTAAGCATTGTCACAAAGTCTATTCATCAAATTAGCTGTATACGTGCAACGAATTTACAACGAATTTACATATGTTTATCTATTTAAATACTAAGTAGGACTCTAAATTTCTTGCAGAATTTGCCAATGGAAGACCCAAAGGACAAGATAGATAATGCAATTCCTTGCAATACCAACAATGATATTGCTGACTATGAATCCGTCGAGGAAAAACCTCAAGAACTAGTAGTTGAAAAAGAACATGATGAAACAATGATTGAAGAAGAATCTGAAGTATTGGCTGTTATGGAGAAGCCTGAAGAACCAGCGGTTGAGAAAAACCTTGAAGAACTGGCAGTTGAAGAAGAATGTGAAAAACCAACTGTGGAGGTGAAATTTGAAGAACCATCGGCTGAGGAGAAACTACAAGAACCAATGGTTGAAGTGAAACCTGAAAAGACAATAACTGAAGAGACACCCAAAGAATCAGCACGGGAAGAAACACCTAATGAACTAGCATGTGAAGAAAAAGCTGAAGAACCAGCAGTTGAAGAGGTGAAACCTGAAGAACCAACAGGTGAAGAAGAAAAACCTGAAAAGGTAACTCTTTTGGATATGGCAAGGATCAAGCACTGTCATAAAGTTCATCTGTCCTATTAGTTGTGTATGTACAACAATTTACATCTGCTCATCTATAAAAGACTAAGTGAAACTTCCAATTCTTATTACAGAATTTGCTAGTTGCAGACTCGAAGGAAAAAACTGACAGTAAAATTCCCTGCAATTCTAGCAATGATGCTGCTCAGTTTTTAGAAGATGATAA harbors:
- the LOC101259599 gene encoding uncharacterized protein isoform X3; this translates as MEYDAEIPEIKSIKEENLLGEVYTISDKLKMEKDKRDRSLSEFEGTSDVENVKDLIKGSYGTTEGENFYASPLVSKAVEENGSSVEAPVSVNTPNKSDEQMSGSSFHQEEKAEEKRVEIVSAGIQNPSEESETSCEMNNVEKNTSIPLTVRGDVSSEKYKTEGADAEAIKSPGDANDEKVVKDENDYNGDRNIFISPNSECQRGEDEKKETGDGEGARNVLFNSFVDVVEETRSDYAESDTSGKHGDNSIEKVNQDVADHPEVEQKTEELEIEEKPIIEEKTKEPIVTEKHAGSAVEEKPEEPAVEVKTEEPVVQEKPEETEVQEKFERTMVEEKPEELVVEETPKEPTREKTSKELEFEEKPEKKIQVVDLNDKSENELPCNTNNDAANFAEFEEPAVEEKPEEVQKPDLPMVREKYEEPMVEEKSEESFEEKTQKPEAGEKPEEPTAKEIPEYLAEEEMPEELALEEKPREPKVEETLEVLDVEEKSEKKAIIQEKPETEALQENNSPIEQSKNKTDNAIQCNTDNAIADHESVEEKTEETVVENKHEELTIEEKSKEAVVMKKPELVVEEKSEKPVAGEELEEPSIEETLEEPAVEDKPEKPVTEEAPEERTQEETPNEQAFEEKHENPVTEEAPEEPTQEESQKDLAFEEKPAVEDEKPKKVSLLEKKMLVVDTKDNTDSDIPSNTNNDAAYYPESAKKTGEPAVEEIPETPVFEEKRDVSETKEKPEEPTVEEKPEPTAEEKPKEPTAKETPEELAGKETHEELAFEEKPEEPTVEDIPEKPAVMEEEKLLTEGLLEKNLPIVDSKDKIDDANPCNTTNNDIANYASVEEKPDEPVIGKTHEELAIEDKSEESVVSEKLEELMVAEQPTVEEKPQKPAVGEKHEEPAVEEEKPEKNMLIVDLNNKTGSEIPCNAGNDVAHFSDTEENPEESAFQEKTEESVIEQQPDVPAVKEKPEEPTLEEKTEVLVEEKPQEPASKERPEEAAAKETAEELAKEEAPEELALEEKPEESTVEETPEELVLEEKDEKTAIKEKELVRKALQEKKLSIVNAEDNIDNAIPCNTNNDIADYALVEEKIEEPVVEEKSEESRILEKSEEPAVEKIPEQPTIEEKPENPTVGGEKLEEPLVGETTEEPTIEEKPEKTATEETPKEPSFEEKHDEPTVEEEKPEKVTLLEKDMLIVDSKTKTCSEIPSNTNNDVAHSPDIEKNPEKLAVEIKNEEPVIEEKPDVPAVEEKPEESKFEEKSEVPAEEKPQEPAAEEKPEKTVAIGTAEELALEGKPEELTVEDTSEELLVEEKDEKPAIKEEEPETEALQEKNLPIVNSKNTTDNAYPYNTNNDIADYASVEEKTEEAEVEEISEESSIEEKSEESRVLEKPEEPSVEKIPEKPTIEEKPETSTVGEKFEEPSVEETIKEPKIEEKPEKQVTEETPKELALEEIHKEPAMKEEKPEKVTLLEKNMLIVDSNTKTGSEIPCNTNNDDAHSPDIEENPEESAVEIKNEELVIEEKPDVPAVEEKPQEPTFEEKSEVPAEEKPQEPATEEKPQEPAAIETPELALEEKPEEPTVEDTSEELVVEEKDEKPAIEEEEPEMEALKEKNFPIVNSKNTIDNAIPCNTNNDIADFTSVEEKTEEPIVEEISEESAIEEKSEESRVSGKPEEPAVEKIPEQPTVEKKPEKPTVGEEFELPSVEETIEEPKIEEKPEKQVIEETPKELAVEEMHEETAVEEEKPEKVTLSEKNMLIVDSTEKTGSEIPCNTNNDVEYSPDSEENPEESAVEEKTEEPLIEEKPDVPAIKEKPKEPTFEEKSEVPVEEKPEELEMTEKPEEPAAIETPEELAGQEIPEELDLEEKPEEPTVEDTSEELVVEKKDEKPAIEEEEPETEALQEKDKTDDAIPCNTNNDIADYASAEEKIEEPVVENKHEEQAIEEKSEETAIPEKPEEPVNEKKPDSLAIEEKPKETTAEKKLKEPLVEEIEEKPAKPITEEAPEEPKWEETPDGLLFEERPALEEETSKKVALLEKNLLVVDSNDKTGSGTPCNTNNDVAHPPQVEENTEDSVVEEKTEEPAIEEKLDVPVVKEKPEEPVVEEEPQEPAAKEAPEELEGEEIPEELALEEKTEEPTVEKTPKEIIVEEEKPETEALLEKNLPMEDPKDKIDNAIPCNTNNDIADYESVEEKPQELVVEKEHDETMIEEESEVLAVMEKPEEPAVEKNLEELAVEEECEKPTVEVKFEEPSAEEKLQEPMVEVKPEKTITEETPKESAREETPNELACEEKAEEPAVEEVKPEEPTGEEEKPEKNLLVADSKEKTDSKIPCNSSNDAAQFLEDDKNPEKPAAVKKLVIEEKLDIPAIMEKPEEPTIEEKSEEPVEEKPKEPTVEEKLEEPTTKETHEELAGEEAPEELPLEQKPEEPIVGETSEEIAFEEKHDKPAIEEEKPEMETFLEKNMPIIDSKDKNDSEILGNSNNDVAYYPTVEDKAEVQVVKEKHEKQVIEEKCEEPAVDEKTDEPAVTEKPEEPPAVEKETEEQVLEEKLEEPTVEKSEEPVVEETPEDLAVEKNLEKLVTEEKPEKVTLLEENMSAIDSNGKTDTETACDNNIDVADYPAVEEKTEEPMVEEKHEEPIVEDKAEEPVTNEKLQKLAIAETLEEQARAETPEDLTIEEKPNKPAVDEIPGELAIEQKSEKQVVETVTLLEKNMPDMDSSRSTDKINGEILCNDNSDVSDYPAVEEKHEEIVIGEKYEDLAPKDKLKEPVVSEKVEELMVEETPEKLVVEEKLDETAAGEETVDKPAPEETPDKQVAEEKHEEVAVEEKLEKAAAEKVTSLEKQNKHVVDSNDKTGNEISCNTNNDIAEIEDETENSAVEEKLKESTVEEKPEELAIEEKLEEPETPDKPAVEGTPEKLVDEKPQEISCNNNEVEETPEDSAVEEKPVESTVEQKPEEPVVGEKLEESKVEEKPKEPAVEEKSDKPVIEGTLEEPAAKETPEQPMIEQTPQEPEVQEKPKEPTAQEKLEEPAIDEKLEEPTVEEKPEEPAVREKSKQPAVDEKLEEPAAIGENPEELAVEGKPEEPAVEVTPKPKIEEKPQESVIEEQSQEPEVKETPEEPVVKETHEELAVEKKPEELATEEQVVDQKLEEPTVEVKPEEATVQEPAVDEKHEEPSVEEKPEESAVEKFEEPTIKEKPEEPEDPAVKEIPEELAVKEKLEEPIIEEKPKEPPIDEEPKKQNREETQAATERIDESQTHIIEKEEGLIGKQAERFVKETAQPCKEVETEIKELKDIDAGDESNNNALQKEEMTLDELPTSVKQEMAANNYEEGKVVSEIPNQENVRQANLTTEEANDARGAENVTELSSEEMRVEDCTNKVESSDFGLQNHHKYTDADKLELQNREIDISYILDTPIEKETNGRNSEKISESTEELIHQTFEISEENKAAVVTGTNMLQSCAGPQEQLKHQLAELGEEKQAGGIADTNTEKPYIAPVQEIINKSETEDISSADCLEEENSLRTNQEKLKEGENSEVKTDENIDRGDEFQSIMMLKGVEKDDHKQHIKHNTCAVMDTEEQNEDSPAGEQTSKKLEGLEKVDIDDNNNINHQRTETNLSEEATESKSECVAMEIKTPIKEEEQEEDLRETTGEDSSNNTTQVQKEEETTMSEPERKSLEPFGSERKTAAGFGEMITCNETKVTEHFTSLKSVTVSEKEMDDMVSNESNTTKQIQEQAAYPLLTLEREETIPTSSTDANGTPKDSITPHVELGAEAKNIQYMQEKCKISETEQHQENYENKKEVECDSKEVPEESISRETQAKATLSDLVHVSTKEASKIEEDFAEEREGSDREEEGIQKTRDESSSEDPVIVEISKDADIKVPPKKHQNILSGVGSKVKHSIAKVKKAITGKSSQTKPSSPK